From Methylobacterium radiodurans, a single genomic window includes:
- a CDS encoding SbcC/MukB-like Walker B domain-containing protein: MYRLTDIAISNWYLIRREQIRVRGATALVGPTGAGKSTIFDAVGTVLAGNNASRLALNASASGRSARTVRDYCLGWISDPAEGGRPTREACETVLVLVFENEHTGRVVSVGLALAARAGESRETVLSRFIATGHRFEIGDYARQNGEGSYTAPWSEIAADLRRRSESFEEFRSSGERFTAELLATLREGAPVPDPRHFLRSFANAVAFKPIFDTSAFVRAFVLDAEPLDVARVRQSVENWRALLDTIAELELKLGRLRRLLGRYEAWGDAVLAAVIHEARAASIELRRRCVDLLAIRTRLSEGADALRIARESVASSRGYVRDIDAEIAEKKALVAAQAAEGRLAASNLGLSMLDRDRRDLTLRVTDLVGLVLQMGKLQPVASLLRPEAPDAASLAEACARSGLRKEAPLADLLRGDGQLATLVERLGRLGPFEEVLERAAEDTGLRARAKEAEAERTAPAPVSGSAARLSSDTVAFRNELARRGIDATPICELAEIVDPVWGQALEGLLGRAREALVVEPHHLDDAFGVLQQNRDRFSRCILVKTTDTARQRPRRYDDGPMAVIETQDPHAEAFLGVRLGGYDLAKNDAELKHLARAVAPSGRTTAGMAYTVTRSVDLLMTRGQRGPTADSRRQHEAAVAEARRLRNEAVVLREAARTAAAIRVRIERGLEDVDTLRAEVDGLEGRRKTLATERENLSKQDAGGIEAEIKALNGERVAYLRELSEELEPKLDRLLADEAALKARQGSAREAARAALSARRGAINRLGTGDAMRVRLLRETPPDFSGVASVRRDLAGLDGKGMSARAATERTLAREAAETARAQGRAAERDLTEYCAQWRIANPLGQGEAPASLGYDFAKREHDAVAGHELRRYRAQAERAEGEMRRLMTEDLLTRLADKFERVQARLDALNERLSSRSFTGQTYAFEAAVDRRYAAVHALATEVARSADAAQALLVSEEGGAMAAALEEIQALIGGAEDAARLADYRNYFVYEIGMRGRDGSRTTMSSRALRGSGGEAQAPFYVAIAASLASAYYPGDRPGDENPGLGLCLLDEAFSKLDVRNSQALVDLYGAWGLQLLIAAPEDKRTTLTEVMDTIVTVYKSPDLKAVRIESEHPLEAAKRALAQINPERHGIDGAATEA, encoded by the coding sequence GTGTACCGTCTCACCGACATCGCGATCTCGAACTGGTACCTCATCCGCCGCGAGCAGATCCGCGTGCGCGGCGCGACGGCGCTCGTCGGCCCGACAGGGGCCGGCAAGTCCACGATCTTCGACGCGGTCGGCACGGTGCTGGCCGGCAACAACGCGAGCCGGCTCGCCCTCAACGCCTCCGCGTCCGGCCGCAGCGCCCGGACGGTGCGCGACTACTGCCTCGGCTGGATCAGCGACCCTGCCGAGGGCGGGCGCCCGACCCGCGAGGCCTGCGAGACGGTGCTGGTCCTCGTCTTCGAGAACGAGCACACGGGCCGGGTCGTCTCGGTCGGGCTGGCGCTCGCCGCGCGTGCCGGCGAGAGCCGCGAGACCGTGCTGTCGCGCTTCATCGCGACCGGCCACCGCTTCGAGATCGGCGACTACGCCCGCCAGAACGGGGAGGGCAGCTACACCGCACCCTGGAGCGAGATCGCCGCTGACCTGCGCCGACGCTCCGAGAGCTTCGAGGAGTTCCGCTCCTCGGGCGAGCGCTTCACCGCGGAGCTCCTGGCGACGCTGCGCGAGGGCGCGCCGGTGCCGGACCCGCGCCATTTCCTGCGCAGCTTCGCCAACGCGGTCGCCTTCAAGCCGATCTTCGACACCAGCGCCTTCGTGCGCGCCTTCGTGCTCGACGCCGAGCCCCTCGACGTCGCGCGGGTGCGCCAGTCCGTCGAGAACTGGCGGGCGCTCCTCGACACCATCGCCGAGCTGGAGCTGAAGCTCGGCCGCCTGCGCCGCCTGCTCGGCCGCTACGAGGCTTGGGGCGACGCGGTGCTGGCGGCCGTGATCCACGAGGCGCGGGCGGCCAGCATCGAGCTGCGCCGCCGCTGCGTCGATCTGCTGGCGATCCGCACCCGCCTCTCGGAGGGCGCCGACGCGCTGCGCATCGCCCGCGAGAGCGTCGCGTCGAGCCGCGGCTACGTCCGCGACATCGACGCCGAGATCGCCGAGAAGAAGGCGCTGGTGGCAGCGCAAGCCGCGGAAGGGCGGCTCGCCGCCTCGAATCTCGGCCTCTCCATGCTGGACCGCGACCGGCGCGACCTGACGCTGCGCGTCACCGACCTCGTCGGCCTCGTTCTGCAGATGGGCAAGCTCCAGCCCGTCGCGTCCCTGCTGCGCCCGGAGGCGCCGGACGCGGCCTCCCTCGCCGAGGCCTGCGCCCGCTCCGGCCTGCGCAAGGAGGCGCCGCTGGCGGACCTCTTGCGGGGCGATGGCCAGCTCGCGACGCTGGTCGAGCGGCTCGGCCGCCTCGGGCCCTTCGAGGAGGTGCTGGAGCGCGCCGCCGAGGATACGGGCCTGCGCGCCCGCGCCAAGGAGGCAGAGGCCGAGCGCACCGCCCCGGCGCCGGTCTCGGGATCCGCCGCGCGCCTCTCCTCCGACACGGTGGCGTTCCGCAACGAGCTGGCGCGGCGCGGCATCGACGCGACGCCGATCTGCGAGCTCGCCGAGATCGTCGATCCGGTCTGGGGTCAGGCGCTCGAGGGCCTGCTCGGCCGCGCCCGCGAGGCCCTGGTGGTCGAGCCGCACCATCTCGACGACGCCTTCGGGGTGCTCCAGCAGAACCGCGACCGCTTCAGCCGCTGCATCCTGGTCAAGACCACGGACACCGCCCGCCAGAGGCCCCGCCGCTACGACGACGGGCCGATGGCGGTGATCGAGACGCAGGACCCGCACGCGGAGGCGTTCCTCGGCGTCCGGCTCGGCGGCTACGACCTCGCCAAGAACGACGCCGAGCTGAAGCATCTCGCCCGCGCCGTGGCGCCCTCCGGCCGCACCACCGCGGGCATGGCCTACACGGTTACGCGCTCGGTCGACCTCCTGATGACCCGCGGCCAGCGCGGCCCCACCGCCGACAGCCGGCGCCAGCACGAGGCGGCCGTGGCCGAGGCGCGGCGCCTGCGCAACGAGGCCGTGGTCCTGCGCGAGGCCGCCCGCACGGCCGCCGCGATCCGCGTCCGGATCGAGCGCGGCCTGGAGGACGTCGACACGCTCCGCGCCGAGGTCGACGGGCTGGAGGGGCGGCGCAAGACCCTGGCTACCGAGCGCGAAAACCTCTCGAAGCAGGATGCGGGCGGGATCGAGGCCGAGATCAAGGCACTCAACGGCGAGCGCGTCGCCTATCTGCGCGAACTTTCAGAGGAGCTGGAGCCCAAGCTCGACCGCCTGCTCGCCGACGAGGCGGCGCTGAAGGCGCGCCAGGGCTCGGCCCGCGAGGCGGCCCGCGCGGCGCTCAGCGCCCGCCGCGGCGCGATCAACCGGCTCGGCACGGGCGACGCCATGCGGGTGCGCCTGCTGCGCGAGACCCCGCCGGACTTCTCGGGCGTCGCCTCCGTGCGGCGGGACCTCGCCGGGCTCGACGGCAAGGGGATGAGCGCGCGGGCGGCGACCGAGCGCACGCTCGCCCGCGAGGCCGCCGAGACCGCGCGCGCGCAGGGACGCGCCGCCGAGCGCGACCTCACCGAGTACTGCGCGCAGTGGCGCATCGCGAACCCGCTGGGGCAAGGCGAGGCCCCGGCGAGCCTCGGCTACGACTTCGCCAAGCGCGAGCACGACGCGGTGGCGGGCCACGAGCTGCGCCGCTACCGCGCCCAGGCCGAGCGGGCCGAGGGCGAGATGCGCCGCCTGATGACCGAGGACCTGCTGACGCGGCTGGCCGACAAGTTCGAGCGCGTCCAGGCCCGGCTCGACGCGTTGAACGAGCGCCTGTCGTCGCGCAGCTTCACCGGGCAGACCTACGCCTTCGAGGCGGCGGTCGACCGGCGCTACGCCGCGGTGCACGCGCTGGCGACCGAGGTCGCGCGCTCGGCCGACGCCGCGCAGGCGCTCCTCGTCTCGGAGGAGGGCGGTGCGATGGCGGCGGCGCTGGAGGAGATCCAGGCGCTGATCGGGGGAGCCGAGGACGCGGCGCGGCTCGCCGACTACCGCAACTACTTCGTGTACGAGATCGGTATGCGCGGCCGGGACGGCTCGCGCACCACCATGTCGAGCCGGGCGCTGCGCGGCTCCGGCGGCGAGGCGCAGGCGCCCTTCTACGTGGCGATCGCGGCGTCCCTCGCCAGCGCCTACTATCCGGGCGACCGGCCGGGCGACGAGAATCCGGGCCTCGGCCTCTGCCTCCTCGACGAGGCCTTCTCAAAGCTCGACGTGCGCAACAGCCAGGCGCTGGTCGATCTCTACGGCGCCTGGGGCCTGCAGCTCCTGATCGCCGCTCCGGAGGACAAGCGCACCACGCTCACCGAGGTGATGGACACCATCGTGACCGTCTACAAGAGCCCGGACCTGAAGGCGGTGCGGATCGAGTCGGAGCATCCCCTGGAGGCGGCCAAGCGCGCGCTCGCCCAGATCAATCCGGAGCGGCACGGGATCGACGGCGCGGCGACCGAGGCCTGA
- a CDS encoding DUF4194 domain-containing protein → MFEPFRAIIDGDEPPPPGSRAPDAEELSRALQVLLKAQVIYSSTPGIGRSYELARHYQPFFTDYFACLGYQMAVSHRDQMVSLTLPIDAARHDIVSERLRKDETLVLLALRLAYEEGVRDHRISTDGIVEITTDDLVESIRTAARSEPPDEARLIETLRLFARRGGVRLGERDRSERVTPVMVLPGILVLASDGWLERIEAWAGAADGAGESTGESAGDGGE, encoded by the coding sequence ATGTTCGAGCCCTTCCGCGCCATCATCGACGGCGACGAGCCGCCACCGCCGGGAAGCCGCGCTCCGGACGCCGAGGAGCTGTCGCGCGCGCTCCAGGTGCTCCTGAAGGCGCAGGTGATCTACTCGAGCACGCCCGGCATCGGCCGCTCCTACGAGCTGGCGCGGCACTATCAGCCCTTCTTCACCGACTACTTCGCCTGCCTCGGCTACCAGATGGCGGTCTCGCACCGGGACCAGATGGTCTCGCTGACCCTGCCGATCGACGCGGCGCGCCACGACATCGTCTCCGAGCGCCTGCGCAAGGACGAGACGCTGGTGCTGCTGGCTCTGCGGCTGGCCTACGAGGAGGGGGTGCGCGACCACCGCATCTCGACGGACGGCATCGTGGAGATCACCACCGACGATCTCGTCGAGTCGATCCGCACCGCCGCCCGCTCCGAGCCGCCAGACGAGGCCCGGCTGATCGAGACCCTGCGCCTGTTCGCTCGCCGCGGCGGCGTCCGGCTCGGGGAGCGCGACCGGTCCGAGCGGGTGACGCCCGTCATGGTCCTGCCCGGCATCCTCGTGCTGGCCTCGGATGGCTGGCTGGAGCGGATCGAGGCCTGGGCCGGCGCGGCGGACGGTGCAGGCGAGAGTACGGGCGAGAGTGCGGGCGACGGTGGAGAGTGA